The genomic stretch TAAGAACAATCAGATTTTATAAAAATATCGAGCAGGGCCACCACGCTAGATCCAGCATGACCATGCTATGGCTCCGACCATAATCCTGTTAATTcattcattctctctctctctcattttaaGCTTGTTTTCCCGCCATTTTAATTTGCCCATTGCAATTAAAGAATCTCTAAAAAAGTTCAAAgtttttcttgaatttttttgtTGAATCTAAACAATATATATTGAAATGATTTTTCCATTTTAATTTGCCCATTACAATAAAGAAtctctaaaaaaattaaaagtttttcttgaaTGTTTTTGTTgaatctaaataaataaatatatatatattgaaatgaTTTTATTTCACAACTTAAAATAAATCTGGTTCAAAATTTGTAATGAGATTTCTAAAATTTTGGAAAAACAACTTCCCAAGAAATTGTTTGCCATTGAGAAAAAAATCAAGAAATTGTATATGGTTTTGCAAATATTCAAGAAATGGTATTATGATAGTATTAAATTTGGTATTTATTTTTCGAAAATCTAGTTGCATACAGCTATTTtggaattgaaaaaaaaatgaaaacaatttatttttaaatatctttTGTCTATATTTGATAGTAATTGGATGCAAAGTTCTACAAacccaaaattaaataaattatgtaACAAGCCACAATAGTAACATAAAATGGTTTATAGTGTTTGAAATTGGTatataaacttaaaaataaataaccaTGTACTAAAAATTTAAACATGTACATAATATATACAATAAACACATACTCAATTAATttgtcaaaaatatatatatatatatatatatatatactcaattAAAGAGatagaaatatttaaaaaatgaaactattaaaagtataaaaatgaaatataaatataaatttaaaagcaCATACGTAAAAATATTCTAATATTCATAAATATAGATAAAATTAAACACACAACAGAACTTATGCTATgtttcaaaataatatttttttgcaaaaaaaacatcaaaaactttaaaataacttTATAATAATACTGATAGTATATCAAACAATATGCAAAACATACATTAAAATCTGCAGACATGTTATACTCTTCGTGTGAATTGATATACttttaaaatgttcaaaaaaaatgATGAGCTGTAACACTATCAAAACAAGATAATTGTAACAGACAGTAATTTAAAATGAGTGAATTTGGTTGGTCATTTCATTATTTTTCAGATTCTAATCACGTTGTATTCATATTCCTATTTTACTCCGTCAATACAAACACCCATCTAAACATGTTTGAATCATTGAAAAGGTTATAGCAATCATGTCATAAAGATCTTTTTAGATACAAAACGCAATTAAAAACCAATCTCcatattatatttgtttgaacAAAGTTAACTTGAGCAAAAAAGAAGTTGAGCTAAAGTGCTGAACTTTTGTATGATGTgactaaaaagaaaaagaaaaatctcaTCCCCATCATAAAGAGTACAAAATCTTGTACATAGGTGGGACTAAACAACGTCGATACCGTAGATAGGGGTCTAATAAAGCCAAATCCCTCCaaatgaagaaaataaaatattaaaaaaagaaagcaataaacataataaaattcgAGAAAGCAAGCAGTAAAAAGTAGATGACATTGAAATcaaaagaaaataacacaaaacaaTACTAACCCCACCAATGTCCCACTTTTTTTTTGGACAAAATAAAGAGCTGAGACTACCTCGCGGGTCGACCGAGTCAATACCCGAACCACCATTCTTCGAGCCGTTATATCCTTAGAAAAACACATACACAAAAACTTTTTTTTTGGCTAAAACAGaaatcttcttctttttcttccatACACACATGCATGCGGTTCGTTCTTGACTCGACACCCCTTTGTTCTGCGTTTTTCATCTCAAGCTCCTCCTATTTAATACTTTTCTTTTACCTAGTTATACTTAATGTACTCAAAACAAATAAATGgttcaaaaacaaaaaacaaaaaccaaaCAGTTTTTGTTCCTGCACCTACGCTGAGGGTCCACTAAGAGCGGCTTTGATCTTTTGAATGGTGCATGAGATGAGATTGTTAACTGTCTCAACTGATTCAACTGTAAGCTTGGCTGACGGAAGACTGTTAACAAGTATTTGGAACCCAACTGTGAGGATGCATCCACCACTGTCATCGCCTTCTCCTTTTACCAAAGCAAGACTAGAACTCTCATTGTTTCCCGAAACATAGCCAGACTGTGATGTTCCGTCGGGAACAATTGCGAATCCCGATGGTAGGAGGGCTACATAAGCCGAGTCTCCACCATGCATTACTACATTTATTGCTGCTGAGTCAACTGGTGCATATACTACCATGGAGCCCGAGGCATCCGTCCATGTCTCTTGTAGTATGAGCATGGTGCTGTCATTTGCACCAATAGACTGAAAAGGTCCCATTGAAGCCACAATGCAAGttagaaaaaggaaggaaagaatcGACATATGGTACCATAGACAGAGAAGTTGTAAAGGATCGATCACTTACACCAGCACGAAGAAGTGAGACATGGTTGCCATGTCTTTGGCCCTTGGTGATATGCACCATCTCCTGCATTGGTCCACCATTCGATAATATATCCCACTCGCTCCTCAACTGTTCATCCCGTAAGAATTCAAACAGTCTCTTCTGTGATACCGGAATCCAAACAGAAGTTGCAGCACTCAGAATGATACCGGGTGGTTCGCCAGGATCATCCATACTTTTCCGGGTCATCACTCTTACGTCTTCCCCAACATTGTCGACACGAAGTTTGTCCCACTTGCGCACAGTAGAGGCACAGACACCAGCACAGAAGTTATCCACCATACGCTTTGCCAGCTTTAGCAAGCTCCTTCTACCTCCAGAACTCACGGCTGTTGAGTACTGGCATTTGTTAGAATATGAAAATCTAAACATCAATCATAAGGATTTAAGAGATGTGAACAAGAGTAACCTATTTGATCTTCATTAGGAATCGAGGGGGACATAAGAGTAGCCAAGCACTCGCATTGTCTTTGGAGAGTGGCAAGCCATCTCTGAGCACCAAAGCCCATGCCGGAACTGATATATGAGCGGAACATTTGATGAACACCACTAGCATCGTATTCCGAATGTTCAACCCACGTAACCTGCAAATTAATGATCATccatcaatatatatatgtgtgtattacATGTTGCTAAATTGTATTGGTAAAAGTTGTGCTATGTAGACTTTTTTGGGGGGTCTAATATACTAACCAAATCCCTTGTAAATGATAATCAGTGGAAGAAAGGGAAAAGAAGTTGCATACGAAACAATATTAATGTTACAGCTCCATTTGtttgatatttattattattattattaaatgttTAATAGCCTTAAGCTTGAATATATCTGTAGTGTTTCATGACTAAATTAGATTAGTAGTCCTACTAAATAATGTCCACAGGGTCAATTGATTCAGAGTTAACACTACTTTCTAATAATAGCCTATAGGTAACCAGGAAAGAGAAATGACAAGGCAAGATGTTACTTAATTTGGGAGACAAAAACTAAGCAACAAGAAAAAAGATATCATCATGTGAGTTTACCAAAAGACCCTTTACTAGTTTCAGGGAACATCACTTAGCTGGACAACATAAGATCTAGTCAGCCCTAGATAAACCTGAATCATAACAATCTTCAGAAGGTTTGCATATATCAGTGAACAGAGTAGAGTTAGAGTTCTTATTTAGTTATTATTCTAGTCGGCAAGGTCAAAACACTCAGCTGTCAATTTGTTTGTTAAATTACCATGCAGTCCCTCAGTGTTATAAAATGCTATATTGAGAATccaaacaagaaaagaaaaagatatttTGAGAGGAAAATTCTACTAATGAGACGAAAACGTGGCCCTGAGGGAATATACAAATAGAGTAATTTAAGATAATATATCACCTAGAGATGAGTTGACAAGAAACCCAATGCAATCATAAAATAATAGAAGCATACAGATAGatggaagaaaaagatgaagagaaaagTCAAAGTTCAAGTGGCACTTTCAGCAAGATATGTCATGTCAGATTATGTAAACAAagaatcacaaaaaaaaaagtcatttttaaaGTTTCGACATAGAGATTTTTAAGAATATATATTAATGGCGCAACTAATATAATGATACGAGCACAAAACATGTAGAACAATATATAATCCTATGAAAGACTGGATCCAGGTCATGAAGCCTCGTAGGCAATAAAGAAatggaaaaagaaagaaatagaAATAAGAATAGAAGCATCAAATATATAGTTTAAACACCAAAGACTGAAAGTACCAaggttttatttttcttaaatctTCTTTACTTGGGAGCTGGatataaaattactaaaataatacATTAAGGTTACGGATATCGACATGAacatgtatataaaaaaaaaaactgaggaCCCCTGGTGTTCTCATCGTTTAGAGTGGCTATAGACTAATTAATACCAGACAGCAAGCAACCTTGCTTCGAAATTTGAAGATTATATAACGATCAAAACCAAAAAGGCATCTTCTAaactaaaattataataattaaaggGTACAGATTTTTAGGTGAAGTCCCACTATATTTCATTTAGAGCAATCCGATAAAAGAGAGAAGCGTTTTTGGTGAGCAATAGCAAGAAAATAAATTCTTAGAAAGCACAAGTCAAGATGGGGGAATCTAAGTAGTACATCATAATTTTTCACCTAGTTTTGTATGGTCTCTCTCAACTAATATCACACTTACGCAGTTATTTCAACTACCTCATTAAATATATCAACAAGGGAAGATATGGCCAAGACAGACAACAAACACAATAAAGCTGGCCAGTGCAAGTATGAGTTGAGTGTAAAAACAAATTAACAATGAGAACAAATATAAAGTTTACACCAGGTTtatttatcttaattatttacCTTGGAGTAGCCATCAGGCATATCTTGCACAAGGCACCCAGAAGGAAGCCTCCTACATTGGAAATATGAGTCTGCATTTAAAGCTTCTCGGTTGATGTCGATGGAAACATCGACCACAGCCCAGACACCTTCGCCGTGTTGTTTGCAGAACCTGATGAACTTCAGCAGACGAAGAGGAACCAACGGGGAAAGTACTTGAAGCTCCGCATGCATCTATgatcaaatatatttatttattcatttttttttttggggggggagCATATCAATAGATAATGATGGATAGCATAGTAAAATACCGCTTGGAGTGCTCCATTTCTGGTACCTCCCATCCCAGCAGATATCGTTTCAATGGTGGAGGCTCTAGAGATCAAACAAGGAAACATTTCTACCCATCGATTCTAAGAACATATAAGTGAAAGATTTGACCATCAATAATCCTGAACTTTTAGTATTTGAAAAAAATAGATAGTTGAGATAACTACGAGTCAAATAATAATAACCATCAAACACATCTTGCATTAggaatagaagaagaaaaaaaaattcatatgaaGGTATTTTGACTGAAATTGGAGATTAGAGAGTGAAGATGGAAATGCATACCGCATCCATCAGTGTCTCTACAAGTGCTAAACTGTTGATAATCACCACAGAGCTGTCCCTAGTAGCCTCGGATACATAACCGTTGGGTTTTGCTCCAATACAAGGAGGAAATGTTCTCATATACTCCTCATGGTTTAACATTTCTTTACTACCTCCATTACTACTCTTGATCCACATCGGACCCTCGGCCTGGGCCAATTTCAACAACTCATCCATAGCTGCCAATGCAAGATCAATAAACATTGATCTTTCGAATGGTATTTCATTGCCAAACACATTCATCCCCATTGAAGATTTCACTAAAGGCATCATGTGGGCCGAGCTAGAAACTCCATCTCCCAAATCAAGTCCCATTGGCAATGGTGGCCCAATGGCATTTAAACCTCCCATCCCATTTCTTCCCACTGCTAGTTCCAAACCAGCGGAGCTTGGAAGAGGGAGAGGGGCAACCAAGGACGATAGAGGCCTGCCCAAGAATTTGTTTGCCAAAGAGCAAATCCTACTCAATTCGTCCTTCAACCGAGCATTCTCAATCCTAAGTTGGTGTTCTTCAAAAGATATTTGACCGGGAATGGCTGGACCACCGCATTGGTTG from Humulus lupulus chromosome 5, drHumLupu1.1, whole genome shotgun sequence encodes the following:
- the LOC133834769 gene encoding homeobox-leucine zipper protein ANTHOCYANINLESS 2-like isoform X3; this translates as MDNHGEMGLLGENFDLGMIGRIRDDGYESRSGSDNLEGASGDDQDAGDDQPPRKKKYHRHTPNQIQELESFFKECPHPDEKQRLELSRRLSLETKQVKFWFQNRRTQMKTQLERHENIILRQENDKLRAENNMIKDAMSNPMCNQCGGPAIPGQISFEEHQLRIENARLKDELSRICSLANKFLGRPLSSLVAPLPLPSSAGLELAVGRNGMGGLNAIGPPLPMGLDLGDGVSSSAHMMPLVKSSMGMNVFGNEIPFERSMFIDLALAAMDELLKLAQAEGPMWIKSSNGGSKEMLNHEEYMRTFPPCIGAKPNGYVSEATRDSSVVIINSLALVETLMDANRWVEMFPCLISRASTIETISAGMGGTRNGALQAMHAELQVLSPLVPLRLLKFIRFCKQHGEGVWAVVDVSIDINREALNADSYFQCRRLPSGCLVQDMPDGYSKVTWVEHSEYDASGVHQMFRSYISSGMGFGAQRWLATLQRQCECLATLMSPSIPNEDQIAVSSGGRRSLLKLAKRMVDNFCAGVCASTVRKWDKLRVDNVGEDVRVMTRKSMDDPGEPPGIILSAATSVWIPVSQKRLFEFLRDEQLRSEWDILSNGGPMQEMVHITKGQRHGNHVSLLRAGSIGANDSTMLILQETWTDASGSMVVYAPVDSAAINVVMHGGDSAYVALLPSGFAIVPDGTSQSGYVSGNNESSSLALVKGEGDDSGGCILTVGFQILVNSLPSAKLTVESVETVNNLISCTIQKIKAALSGPSA
- the LOC133834769 gene encoding homeobox-leucine zipper protein ANTHOCYANINLESS 2-like isoform X2; protein product: MQFSVLAESGSGWRKMDNHGEMGLLGENFDLGMIGRIRDDGYESRSGSDNLEGASGDDQDAGDDQPPRKKKYHRHTPNQIQELESFFKECPHPDEKQRLELSRRLSLETKQVKFWFQNRRTQMKTQLERHENIILRQENDKLRAENNMIKDAMSNPMCNQCGGPAIPGQISFEEHQLRIENARLKDELSRICSLANKFLGRPLSSLVAPLPLPSSAGLELAVGRNGMGGLNAIGPPLPMGLDLGDGVSSSAHMMPLVKSSMGMNVFGNEIPFERSMFIDLALAAMDELLKLAQAEGPMWIKSSNGGSKEMLNHEEYMRTFPPCIGAKPNGYVSEATRDSSVVIINSLALVETLMDANRWVEMFPCLISRASTIETISAGMGGTRNGALQAMHAELQVLSPLVPLRLLKFIRFCKQHGEGVWAVVDVSIDINREALNADSYFQCRRLPSGCLVQDMPDGYSKVTWVEHSEYDASGVHQMFRSYISSGMGFGAQRWLATLQRQCECLATLMSPSIPNEDQIAVSSGGRRSLLKLAKRMVDNFCAGVCASTVRKWDKLRVDNVGEDVRVMTRKSMDDPGEPPGIILSAATSVWIPVSQKRLFEFLRDEQLRSEWDILSNGGPMQEMVHITKGQRHGNHVSLLRAGSIGANDSTMLILQETWTDASGSMVVYAPVDSAAINVVMHGGDSAYVALLPSGFAIVPDGTSQSGYVSGNNESSSLALVKGEGDDSGGCILTVGFQILVNSLPSAKLTVESVETVNNLISCTIQKIKAALSGPSA
- the LOC133834769 gene encoding homeobox-leucine zipper protein ANTHOCYANINLESS 2-like isoform X1, which produces MPHRAIARPYFVSPSIMPNSLKTSSVLSLSIRKMDNHGEMGLLGENFDLGMIGRIRDDGYESRSGSDNLEGASGDDQDAGDDQPPRKKKYHRHTPNQIQELESFFKECPHPDEKQRLELSRRLSLETKQVKFWFQNRRTQMKTQLERHENIILRQENDKLRAENNMIKDAMSNPMCNQCGGPAIPGQISFEEHQLRIENARLKDELSRICSLANKFLGRPLSSLVAPLPLPSSAGLELAVGRNGMGGLNAIGPPLPMGLDLGDGVSSSAHMMPLVKSSMGMNVFGNEIPFERSMFIDLALAAMDELLKLAQAEGPMWIKSSNGGSKEMLNHEEYMRTFPPCIGAKPNGYVSEATRDSSVVIINSLALVETLMDANRWVEMFPCLISRASTIETISAGMGGTRNGALQAMHAELQVLSPLVPLRLLKFIRFCKQHGEGVWAVVDVSIDINREALNADSYFQCRRLPSGCLVQDMPDGYSKVTWVEHSEYDASGVHQMFRSYISSGMGFGAQRWLATLQRQCECLATLMSPSIPNEDQIAVSSGGRRSLLKLAKRMVDNFCAGVCASTVRKWDKLRVDNVGEDVRVMTRKSMDDPGEPPGIILSAATSVWIPVSQKRLFEFLRDEQLRSEWDILSNGGPMQEMVHITKGQRHGNHVSLLRAGSIGANDSTMLILQETWTDASGSMVVYAPVDSAAINVVMHGGDSAYVALLPSGFAIVPDGTSQSGYVSGNNESSSLALVKGEGDDSGGCILTVGFQILVNSLPSAKLTVESVETVNNLISCTIQKIKAALSGPSA